Proteins from one Phycisphaeraceae bacterium genomic window:
- a CDS encoding ThiF family adenylyltransferase has protein sequence MSGPDARHDRQRLLEWLGNDGQTRLRRAHAAVVGCGALGSVEAEWLVRAGIGTLTLIDRDTVEWSNLQRQSLYTERDAERAAPKAEAARQRLREIDRSARLHACVEHLDAGNAEALLRGVDVIIDGLDNAEGRYLLNDYAVAHGVPFIHAAAVGMEGRTLAVLPGRPCLRCFFRQAPAPGALGTCDTVGVFGPVIGAVGALAAADALRVAAGRSDLVPNGLHAIDLAAVRVTTIGSAQRPDAACPCCAGRSFEWLAAPVIDAAVLCGRGAVQIAPAQRHGSRSEATFDLASVAQRLAHHGAFTERDGLLRGTLSSIESPEGHPVELTLFADGRAIIGGSTDLAFARSVYGRFVGI, from the coding sequence GTGAGCGGGCCAGACGCACGGCATGATCGACAGCGGTTGCTCGAGTGGCTTGGTAACGATGGCCAGACCCGGCTTCGCCGCGCCCATGCCGCCGTCGTCGGGTGCGGTGCGCTTGGCTCAGTGGAGGCGGAGTGGCTGGTGCGGGCTGGCATCGGCACGCTGACGCTCATCGATCGAGATACGGTCGAGTGGAGCAATCTCCAGCGGCAGTCGCTCTATACCGAGCGCGACGCCGAGCGTGCCGCGCCGAAGGCGGAGGCCGCACGACAGCGCCTTCGGGAGATCGATCGAAGCGCTCGCCTGCATGCGTGTGTGGAACATCTCGACGCGGGGAATGCCGAGGCGCTTCTTCGAGGCGTGGATGTCATCATCGACGGACTGGACAACGCCGAAGGTCGCTACCTGCTCAATGACTACGCCGTCGCCCACGGCGTCCCGTTCATTCATGCCGCCGCTGTGGGCATGGAAGGGCGCACCCTCGCAGTCCTGCCGGGGCGCCCGTGCCTTCGCTGCTTCTTTCGGCAGGCGCCGGCGCCTGGAGCGCTGGGAACCTGCGACACCGTTGGTGTCTTCGGGCCAGTGATCGGTGCCGTGGGGGCATTGGCCGCCGCCGACGCGCTACGAGTCGCCGCAGGTCGGAGCGACCTTGTGCCGAATGGCCTGCACGCGATCGATCTTGCCGCAGTTCGAGTGACGACCATCGGCTCCGCTCAGAGACCCGACGCGGCGTGTCCATGCTGTGCGGGGCGGAGCTTCGAGTGGCTTGCGGCGCCCGTGATCGATGCCGCGGTGCTCTGCGGTCGCGGCGCCGTCCAGATTGCACCCGCGCAGCGCCACGGCAGCCGATCCGAGGCAACCTTCGACCTGGCCAGCGTGGCACAGCGACTCGCGCACCATGGCGCCTTCACGGAGCGCGACGGCCTTCTTCGAGGAACGCTCTCGTCGATCGAATCACCCGAAGGGCATCCGGTCGAGCTGACTCTCTTCGCCGATGGCCGGGCGATCATCGGCGGATCGACGGACCTTGCCTTCGCGAGGAGCGTCTACGGCCGTTTCGTGGGGATCTAG
- the rpsL gene encoding 30S ribosomal protein S12: protein MPTINQLVRKPRRPVHGKSKVKDLAACPQKRGVCLQVKTVTPKKPNSALRKVARVRLSNGKEVTAYIGGEGHNLQEHSIVLVRGGRVRDLPGVRYHVVRGALDCLGVDGRKQGRSLYGVKRKAASAAKSK, encoded by the coding sequence ATGCCCACCATCAATCAACTCGTTCGCAAGCCGCGCCGCCCGGTTCATGGCAAGAGCAAGGTCAAGGACCTCGCCGCCTGCCCGCAGAAGCGCGGGGTCTGCCTCCAGGTCAAGACCGTGACCCCCAAGAAGCCGAACTCCGCGCTCCGCAAGGTGGCGCGTGTTCGCCTTTCCAATGGCAAGGAAGTGACGGCCTACATCGGTGGCGAAGGTCACAACCTCCAGGAGCACTCGATCGTGCTCGTTCGCGGCGGTCGTGTCCGTGACCTTCCGGGCGTGCGCTACCATGTGGTTCGAGGCGCCCTTGACTGCCTGGGTGTGGATGGCCGCAAGCAGGGCCGTTCGCTCTACGGCGTGAAGCGGAAGGCCGCCAGCGCCGCCAAGTCCAAGTGA
- a CDS encoding dicarboxylate/amino acid:cation symporter: MSRGNLLTVLILAGLAGGVILGQVLYLTVGKSDPAALDWLRQAGDLVLIRPLMLMIIPLVFASVVVGVTSLGDPSKLGRVGGATLLYYFATMLIAVALGAVLVTTIAPGVGLPPEQVAALRAEGERSLEARQDLQSSVSSAEALGVGGAWMNILHQMVPTNLLHEMSANRPLGVIVAALLFGLALAATGERARPVVDFFNALFAGLMVLVGWIIWLTPIGVLLLVGWTVGTIGLSALVGPLSMYMLVVLVGLFIHGALILPLVLRLFGRTNPYRFMWQMRRALMTAFGTDSSSATLPVTIQTAETEGKCSKRSANFVLPLGATINMDGTALYEAVAVVFLFQLFGIDLSMTELVIVVITATLAAVGAAGIPSAGLVTMVIVITAVNRSLAGRGVEALPIAAIGILLGVDRILDMCRTVVNVWGDAVGAKIMTRLAPDADPPAR; the protein is encoded by the coding sequence ATGAGCCGAGGAAATCTGCTCACGGTGCTGATTCTGGCGGGGCTTGCAGGCGGGGTCATCCTCGGCCAGGTGCTCTACCTGACGGTCGGGAAGAGTGATCCTGCAGCGCTCGACTGGCTTCGTCAGGCGGGAGACTTGGTGCTCATCAGGCCGCTGATGCTGATGATCATTCCGCTCGTCTTTGCGAGCGTGGTGGTGGGGGTCACGAGCCTCGGCGATCCCTCGAAGCTCGGAAGAGTCGGCGGCGCGACGCTCCTCTACTACTTCGCGACCATGCTGATCGCGGTCGCGCTGGGGGCGGTGCTGGTGACCACCATTGCTCCGGGCGTCGGGCTGCCGCCTGAACAGGTCGCGGCCCTTCGGGCCGAAGGTGAGCGCTCACTCGAAGCGAGGCAGGATCTTCAGAGCAGCGTGAGCAGCGCGGAAGCGCTCGGTGTCGGCGGCGCGTGGATGAACATCCTGCACCAGATGGTGCCGACGAACCTGCTTCACGAGATGAGCGCGAATCGGCCGCTGGGAGTCATTGTTGCCGCGCTCCTCTTCGGGTTGGCGCTCGCTGCCACTGGTGAGCGCGCGCGGCCTGTGGTGGACTTCTTCAACGCGCTCTTCGCCGGCCTGATGGTGCTCGTCGGGTGGATCATCTGGCTCACGCCGATCGGGGTCCTGTTGCTCGTCGGCTGGACCGTCGGGACGATCGGCCTCTCGGCCCTCGTGGGCCCGCTGAGCATGTACATGCTGGTGGTGCTCGTCGGTCTCTTCATCCACGGCGCGCTGATCCTGCCGCTGGTGCTTCGCCTCTTCGGTCGCACGAATCCCTACCGGTTCATGTGGCAGATGCGCCGGGCCCTGATGACCGCATTCGGCACCGACTCGAGTTCGGCCACGCTTCCCGTCACCATCCAGACGGCGGAGACCGAGGGGAAGTGTTCGAAGCGATCAGCCAACTTCGTGCTTCCGCTTGGCGCGACCATCAACATGGATGGCACCGCGCTCTATGAGGCCGTCGCGGTGGTCTTTCTCTTTCAGCTCTTCGGCATCGATCTCTCGATGACCGAGCTGGTGATCGTCGTCATCACCGCCACGCTCGCGGCGGTTGGCGCGGCGGGCATTCCATCGGCCGGCCTTGTGACCATGGTCATTGTGATTACCGCGGTCAACCGTTCACTCGCGGGGCGGGGCGTCGAGGCGCTGCCGATCGCAGCGATCGGAATCTTGCTCGGCGTCGATCGCATTCTCGACATGTGCAGGACCGTGGTGAATGTCTGGGGCGATGCCGTGGGCGCGAAGATCATGACAAGACTCGCGCCGGATGCGGATCCGCCCGCTCGCTAG
- the purM gene encoding phosphoribosylformylglycinamidine cyclo-ligase translates to MSPAPKGDASSATRDGAPSGGLTYAQSGVDIDAGDEVVDLIKPILRRTHGPRVIGRHGAFAGMFRLDFNEKLFKRNYRDPVLVACTDGVGTKVLLAAERGVHHTVGIDCVAMNVNDLIVQGAEPLFFLDYLGLSRIKPKETASIIEGVAKGCEVAGCALIGGECAEMPDIYKPGDFDIAGFAVGVVELDRAMDATRVRRGDVVIGLASSGIHSNGYSLVRRIVRDARLDLDAVYPELDGTPLSWSTQLRLIDILLEPTRIYAKPIVKLLNSYRRKKVVSGMAHITGGGIPGNLCRALTEKVDAVIDRSAWTVPPIFRFLQRHGGVAEDEMWRVFNMGVGYMLVVRPSFAEGVLAKLRRYGEMAFVCGSIEKGTGEVRFA, encoded by the coding sequence ATGAGTCCAGCGCCCAAGGGCGACGCTTCCTCGGCCACCCGCGACGGTGCGCCATCGGGCGGCTTGACCTATGCACAATCAGGCGTCGACATCGATGCGGGTGATGAGGTGGTCGACCTCATCAAGCCGATTCTTCGGCGCACCCATGGTCCGCGCGTGATCGGACGCCACGGCGCGTTCGCGGGCATGTTCCGCCTCGACTTCAACGAGAAGCTCTTCAAGCGCAACTACCGCGACCCGGTGCTTGTCGCCTGCACCGATGGTGTGGGAACCAAGGTGCTGCTCGCGGCGGAGCGCGGTGTGCATCACACGGTCGGCATCGACTGTGTGGCGATGAATGTGAACGACCTCATCGTGCAGGGAGCCGAACCGCTCTTCTTCCTCGACTACCTCGGACTGAGTCGCATCAAGCCGAAGGAGACGGCTTCAATCATCGAAGGCGTGGCGAAGGGGTGCGAGGTGGCCGGCTGTGCCCTGATCGGCGGCGAGTGCGCGGAGATGCCCGACATCTACAAGCCAGGCGACTTCGACATCGCGGGCTTCGCGGTCGGCGTGGTCGAACTTGACCGCGCGATGGATGCAACGCGCGTCCGGCGCGGCGATGTCGTGATCGGCCTCGCCTCGAGCGGCATTCACAGCAATGGCTACTCACTGGTGCGTCGCATCGTCCGCGACGCGCGGCTCGATCTCGACGCGGTCTATCCAGAGCTCGACGGAACGCCGCTCTCCTGGAGCACGCAATTGCGGCTCATCGACATCCTGCTCGAGCCGACGCGCATCTACGCGAAGCCGATCGTCAAGCTGCTCAACTCCTATCGGCGCAAGAAGGTCGTCTCGGGCATGGCCCACATCACCGGCGGCGGCATTCCCGGGAACCTCTGTCGAGCTCTGACGGAGAAGGTCGATGCCGTCATCGATCGCTCGGCGTGGACGGTGCCTCCGATCTTCCGTTTCCTGCAGCGCCATGGCGGCGTGGCGGAGGATGAGATGTGGCGCGTCTTCAACATGGGCGTCGGCTACATGCTGGTGGTCCGGCCGAGCTTCGCCGAGGGCGTGCTGGCCAAGCTCCGCCGTTATGGCGAAATGGCCTTTGTCTGCGGAAGTATCGAGAAGGGCACAGGCGAAGTGCGCTTCGCCTGA
- a CDS encoding aquaporin family protein: MTPFMGELVGTALFVLIGSAVAANLLLSRTRGEGGGAGGNWIALTTGWAMALFVGAAVAAPASGAHLNPAVTLGFWQMGRLPTSSLGVYLGGQFAGATIGAILAWLLFLPHWGRTDDPSRKLGAFATSPAIRAPLSNCFSEALATFIFVFGLLAFREAAITPAAGVTPSSIQALSAVNIELGAIGAIPMALLFWAVALGLGGTTTFAINPARDFAPRLVHALAPIPGKGSSDWGYAWVPLVGPTIGGLAAAGVGKVVGL, from the coding sequence ATGACCCCATTCATGGGCGAACTCGTCGGCACGGCGCTCTTCGTCCTGATCGGGAGCGCCGTCGCCGCGAATCTGCTCCTTTCGCGCACGCGAGGTGAGGGCGGAGGCGCCGGCGGAAACTGGATCGCGTTGACCACGGGCTGGGCGATGGCGCTCTTCGTCGGAGCGGCCGTCGCCGCCCCGGCAAGCGGTGCGCACCTGAACCCCGCCGTCACGCTCGGGTTCTGGCAGATGGGGCGATTGCCCACCTCGAGCCTCGGGGTCTACCTCGGCGGGCAGTTCGCGGGCGCCACGATCGGTGCGATTCTCGCGTGGCTGCTCTTCCTGCCCCACTGGGGACGAACGGATGACCCCTCGCGCAAACTCGGGGCGTTCGCGACCTCGCCCGCGATTCGCGCTCCGCTCTCGAACTGCTTCAGCGAGGCGCTGGCGACCTTCATCTTCGTCTTCGGATTGCTTGCGTTTCGCGAGGCTGCCATCACCCCGGCGGCGGGCGTGACGCCGAGTTCGATTCAGGCGCTCTCGGCGGTGAACATCGAGCTCGGCGCGATCGGAGCGATTCCGATGGCGCTGCTCTTCTGGGCGGTGGCGCTCGGGCTTGGCGGAACGACCACTTTCGCGATCAACCCTGCTCGAGACTTCGCACCGCGACTGGTGCATGCACTGGCGCCCATTCCCGGCAAGGGCAGCAGCGACTGGGGCTATGCGTGGGTGCCCTTGGTGGGTCCCACGATCGGGGGTCTCGCGGCGGCGGGAGTTGGAAAGGTCGTGGGATTGTGA
- a CDS encoding metallophosphoesterase: MTAGALGLGGYARWIEPHWLEIVRRPLDIRHLPHALVGAMLVQISDVHVGRQVNPEFLVGSFERISRLEPDIVVLTGDYVTSHEQAFGALERTLEHLPHGRRGTLAVLGNHDHGLRWSQSAHANRITDMLRAAGVTVLRNQRHDIDGLQIVGLDDLWAGCFRPTDVLPSLDRSAATLVLSHNPDSVDEPGWGDYDGWILSGHTHGGQCKPPFLPPPILPVRNKRYTAGAFALDGERKLYISRGLGHLHQVRFNVRPEITVFELTRA, encoded by the coding sequence ATGACCGCCGGCGCACTCGGGCTTGGTGGCTACGCGCGCTGGATCGAACCGCACTGGCTCGAGATCGTGCGACGCCCGCTCGACATCCGTCACCTTCCGCACGCGCTCGTCGGCGCCATGCTCGTACAGATCAGCGATGTGCATGTTGGCCGCCAGGTCAATCCCGAGTTCCTCGTTGGGTCCTTTGAGAGGATCTCTCGCCTTGAACCCGACATCGTCGTGCTGACGGGTGATTATGTCACGAGCCACGAGCAAGCCTTCGGCGCGCTCGAGCGCACACTCGAGCACCTGCCGCACGGGCGTCGCGGCACGCTTGCGGTGCTCGGCAATCACGACCACGGCCTTCGCTGGTCGCAATCGGCTCATGCCAATCGCATCACCGACATGCTGCGCGCGGCTGGCGTCACTGTGCTTCGAAATCAACGCCACGACATCGATGGCCTTCAGATCGTTGGCCTCGACGATCTCTGGGCGGGTTGCTTCCGGCCGACGGATGTGCTGCCTTCACTTGATCGCTCGGCCGCCACACTCGTGCTCAGCCACAACCCCGACTCCGTCGACGAGCCAGGCTGGGGCGACTACGACGGGTGGATCCTCTCGGGCCACACCCACGGCGGACAGTGCAAACCGCCGTTTCTCCCGCCGCCCATCCTCCCGGTTCGCAACAAGCGCTACACCGCCGGCGCCTTCGCACTCGATGGAGAACGCAAGCTCTACATCAGCCGCGGACTTGGCCACCTTCATCAGGTGCGCTTCAATGTGCGCCCTGAGATCACCGTCTTCGAACTCACACGGGCCTGA
- the glpK gene encoding glycerol kinase GlpK: protein MPATHLLALDQGTSSSRAIVYDATGRIKGVAQRAFRQHFPQPGWVEHDAEEIWTSQLRTARAALRKAGVRARDLAGIGITNQRETVVLWERASGRPLAHAIVWQDRRTSYEVERLRATGAEKEISTRTGLLLDPYFSATKIAWLLDHVRGARARAQRGELAVGTIDCWLLWNLTAGRVHATDLSNASRTLLCDIRRGAWDGSLLETFRIPRAVLPEIIPSAGELALSERSLLGAAVPITGIAGDQQAALFGQRCIRPGMSKCTYGTGCFLLVHTGERVVRSRARLLSTVAWRIDRGPIEYALEGSVFVGGSAIQWLRDGLGIIKRASEVGPLALSVPDSGGVVVVPAFTGLGAPWWDSRARGTILGVTRGTTRAHLARATLEAIAFEVSDLHEAMVRDLRRADAELRVDGGASASDALMQFQADLLGVRVSRPEDLETTARGAALLAGVGAGLFRGDRAMESHRRVDRSFSPSIGREARKARLAVWRRAIERAKGWAPQESE, encoded by the coding sequence ATGCCCGCGACCCATCTCCTTGCACTCGATCAGGGCACGAGCAGTTCGCGGGCGATCGTCTATGACGCGACGGGTCGCATCAAGGGGGTCGCGCAGCGGGCATTTCGGCAGCACTTTCCGCAGCCCGGGTGGGTGGAGCACGATGCGGAGGAGATCTGGACGAGCCAGCTCCGAACGGCGCGAGCGGCACTGAGGAAGGCAGGAGTCCGCGCCCGTGATCTTGCGGGCATCGGCATCACCAACCAGCGCGAGACCGTGGTGCTGTGGGAGCGCGCGAGCGGACGGCCCCTCGCGCACGCCATCGTCTGGCAGGATCGGCGGACCTCCTACGAGGTCGAGCGTCTACGGGCAACGGGGGCGGAGAAGGAGATCTCGACGCGCACGGGCCTGCTTCTTGATCCCTACTTCTCGGCGACGAAGATCGCCTGGCTTCTTGACCATGTGCGCGGAGCGCGGGCCCGCGCGCAGCGGGGGGAACTTGCAGTCGGCACCATCGACTGCTGGCTTCTCTGGAACCTCACCGCGGGTCGTGTGCATGCGACCGATCTCTCGAACGCCTCGCGCACGCTTCTGTGCGACATTCGGCGCGGCGCGTGGGATGGGTCACTGCTCGAGACCTTTCGCATTCCACGGGCCGTGCTGCCCGAGATCATCCCCAGCGCAGGGGAACTGGCGCTCTCCGAGCGCTCCCTGCTCGGTGCGGCCGTGCCGATTACGGGCATTGCGGGGGATCAGCAGGCGGCACTCTTTGGACAGCGCTGCATTCGGCCCGGCATGTCGAAGTGCACCTATGGCACGGGGTGCTTCCTGCTGGTGCACACCGGAGAGCGCGTGGTGCGCAGCCGGGCGCGCCTGCTGTCGACCGTTGCGTGGCGCATTGATCGCGGGCCGATCGAGTATGCGCTCGAGGGAAGCGTCTTCGTGGGAGGCAGCGCCATCCAGTGGCTTCGCGATGGTCTCGGCATCATCAAGCGCGCGAGCGAGGTCGGCCCGCTCGCGCTGAGCGTGCCCGATTCAGGCGGAGTCGTGGTGGTGCCCGCCTTCACCGGCCTCGGCGCCCCATGGTGGGACTCCCGGGCGCGCGGCACCATTCTCGGTGTCACGCGCGGCACCACGCGCGCTCACCTCGCGCGGGCGACGCTGGAAGCGATTGCCTTCGAAGTGAGCGACCTGCACGAGGCGATGGTGCGCGACCTCCGCCGAGCTGATGCGGAGCTTCGAGTCGATGGTGGGGCCAGCGCCAGTGATGCCCTGATGCAGTTTCAGGCGGATCTTCTTGGCGTGCGCGTCTCGCGTCCCGAAGATCTCGAAACGACCGCGCGCGGAGCGGCGCTGCTCGCGGGGGTCGGCGCCGGGCTCTTCCGTGGAGACCGCGCGATGGAGTCGCATCGTCGGGTCGATCGGAGTTTCAGTCCCTCGATCGGACGAGAGGCGCGGAAGGCTCGACTGGCGGTCTGGCGACGCGCGATCGAGCGAGCGAAGGGCTGGGCCCCGCAGGAGAGCGAGTGA
- a CDS encoding glycerol-3-phosphate dehydrogenase/oxidase: MTALDQRTAVLDALGDRHFDLLVIGGGATGLGVAVDAASRGLSTALVEAHDLAQGTSSRSTKLVHGGVRYLEQLDLGLVREALHERGLMAQNAPHLVHDLRFVVPRYAWWEAPFYGAGLKLYDALAGSLSLGPSRILTREETIAAIPNVQRDGLLGGVAYHDGQFDDARMAVTLARTAAAHGALIATRCRVASLWRGPDSRVAGVVVHDEPGGRTLHVRARAVVNATGIFADSVRRMEDPSVAPVIEPAQGVHLVLPRDFQPGESAIMVPHTDDGRVLFVIPWHGRVIVGTTDTPMREPAIEPRALDEEIEFILRNAARYLERDPGRSDVLSVFAGQRPLVHAAHAGSEAQSTKSISRHHEIFVGSGGMVTIVGGKWTTYRRMAEETVDRAVREHGLTAPPSSTRALQLHGWLAREEVERRRQREPGEEWALAYGAEQAAVQACLAERPEWGRLMEPRLPYPLGLAVWAVRHEWALRVEDVLARRTRALLLDARASMECAERVAEVMASELGRSRAWVADEVNAFVELARGYLAASDRSRGAPRSASGAAE, from the coding sequence GTGACCGCGCTCGATCAACGAACAGCCGTCCTCGATGCGCTTGGCGATCGGCACTTCGATCTCCTGGTCATCGGGGGCGGGGCGACCGGTCTCGGTGTGGCGGTCGATGCCGCGTCGCGAGGTCTCTCGACGGCACTGGTCGAAGCGCATGACTTGGCGCAGGGGACGAGCAGTCGCAGCACGAAGCTGGTGCACGGCGGGGTGCGCTATCTTGAACAGCTCGATCTCGGCCTGGTGCGCGAGGCGCTCCATGAACGCGGCCTGATGGCGCAGAACGCGCCGCACCTCGTCCACGACCTGCGCTTCGTGGTGCCGCGCTATGCGTGGTGGGAGGCACCCTTCTATGGCGCCGGGCTGAAGTTGTACGACGCGCTCGCGGGGTCGCTGAGCCTTGGGCCCAGTCGGATCCTCACCCGCGAGGAGACGATCGCCGCCATTCCCAATGTGCAGCGCGATGGCCTGCTTGGCGGTGTCGCCTATCACGACGGGCAGTTCGATGACGCTCGCATGGCCGTGACACTGGCGAGAACAGCGGCGGCGCACGGCGCTCTCATCGCCACTCGATGCCGGGTCGCTTCACTCTGGCGGGGACCGGACAGTCGAGTGGCCGGCGTTGTGGTTCACGATGAACCCGGTGGCCGCACGCTTCATGTCCGTGCACGAGCGGTCGTCAATGCCACGGGCATCTTTGCCGACTCCGTGCGCCGAATGGAGGACCCATCGGTCGCGCCGGTCATCGAGCCGGCGCAGGGCGTGCACCTTGTTCTGCCCCGCGACTTTCAGCCCGGGGAGAGCGCCATCATGGTCCCTCACACCGACGATGGTCGAGTGCTCTTCGTGATTCCCTGGCACGGTCGTGTCATCGTCGGCACAACTGACACGCCGATGCGCGAGCCGGCCATCGAGCCACGCGCCCTCGACGAGGAGATCGAGTTCATTCTCAGGAATGCCGCCCGCTATCTCGAGCGAGATCCCGGGCGAAGCGATGTGTTGAGCGTCTTCGCCGGGCAGCGTCCATTGGTGCATGCGGCGCACGCCGGCAGCGAGGCGCAGTCCACGAAGTCGATCAGCCGGCATCACGAGATCTTTGTCGGCTCGGGCGGCATGGTGACCATCGTCGGCGGCAAGTGGACCACCTATCGGCGCATGGCCGAGGAGACCGTTGATCGCGCCGTGCGCGAACATGGTCTGACCGCGCCGCCGAGTTCCACGCGCGCCCTTCAGTTGCATGGATGGCTGGCCCGGGAGGAGGTCGAGAGGCGCCGGCAGCGCGAGCCGGGAGAGGAGTGGGCGCTCGCCTACGGTGCCGAACAGGCGGCGGTTCAGGCGTGTCTTGCCGAGCGCCCGGAGTGGGGAAGGTTGATGGAGCCGCGGCTGCCCTATCCGCTCGGCCTCGCCGTGTGGGCGGTGCGTCACGAGTGGGCGCTTCGAGTGGAGGATGTGCTGGCCAGGCGCACCCGGGCGCTCCTGCTCGATGCCCGGGCGTCGATGGAGTGCGCCGAGCGCGTGGCCGAGGTGATGGCGAGCGAACTCGGTCGCAGCCGCGCGTGGGTAGCCGATGAGGTCAATGCGTTCGTTGAACTGGCGCGCGGCTACCTCGCGGCTTCCGACCGAAGCCGCGGCGCGCCGCGTTCAGCATCCGGAGCAGCGGAGTAG
- the sucD gene encoding succinate--CoA ligase subunit alpha — protein MSILVDGATKVICQGITGSTGALHTRGCFEYGTQLVGGTSPGKGGSRDANGLPVFDTVRQAVRDTGATASMIFVPPPGAADAILEAADAGITVICAITEGVPVQDMVRTRAVLDRVHPQVKLIGPNCPGVITPGRRVAGSGAEPSTARFEGGCKIGIMPGYIHTHRHDATSGRAVGIVSRSGTLTYEAVWQTSSLGIGQSTCVGIGGDPVRGLGFIEVLEMFNADQETDGVVMIGEIGGNDETLAGRWVQTHMRKPVVAFIAGRTAPKGKRMGHAGAIIGGADDTAQAKIEALRGFGVQVAESPADIGVAMAKALGVSAVLASAAV, from the coding sequence ATGTCGATCCTCGTTGATGGTGCAACCAAGGTCATCTGCCAGGGCATCACCGGCTCCACCGGTGCCCTGCACACCAGGGGTTGCTTTGAGTATGGAACGCAGCTTGTCGGCGGCACCTCCCCCGGCAAGGGCGGAAGCCGCGACGCCAACGGTCTGCCCGTCTTCGACACGGTCCGTCAGGCCGTGCGCGACACGGGCGCCACGGCGTCGATGATCTTCGTTCCGCCGCCGGGTGCTGCCGATGCGATTCTTGAAGCGGCCGACGCGGGCATCACCGTCATCTGCGCCATCACCGAAGGCGTGCCCGTGCAGGACATGGTGCGCACGCGCGCCGTGCTCGACCGCGTGCACCCTCAAGTGAAACTCATTGGTCCGAACTGCCCGGGCGTCATCACTCCCGGACGGCGCGTCGCAGGTTCCGGGGCCGAGCCATCGACCGCGCGCTTTGAAGGCGGCTGCAAGATCGGCATCATGCCCGGGTACATCCACACGCATCGCCACGATGCCACAAGCGGTCGCGCGGTGGGCATTGTGAGTCGATCAGGCACGCTGACCTACGAAGCGGTCTGGCAGACTTCATCACTCGGCATCGGCCAGAGCACCTGCGTCGGCATCGGCGGAGATCCGGTGCGCGGCCTCGGTTTCATCGAGGTGCTCGAGATGTTCAACGCCGATCAGGAGACGGACGGCGTGGTGATGATCGGCGAGATCGGCGGCAACGACGAGACCCTCGCAGGGCGCTGGGTTCAGACCCACATGCGAAAGCCCGTCGTTGCGTTCATCGCCGGTCGAACGGCCCCGAAGGGCAAGCGCATGGGCCATGCCGGCGCGATCATCGGCGGCGCCGATGACACGGCGCAGGCGAAGATCGAGGCTCTGCGCGGCTTCGGCGTGCAGGTCGCGGAGAGCCCCGCAGACATCGGCGTCGCAATGGCGAAGGCGCTGGGCGTGTCTGCGGTCCTCGCTTCAGCAGCGGTGTGA
- a CDS encoding DinB family protein — translation MTTATQPRLASLIVPSLRMSLGYAQQLVRDIPAEKFAHLPAKNINHPAWCLGHLAIYAERTLELIGRADLAAPDQRFVEAYKAGTPCVEGPSNLPKEEIVRRFETRWAVVADVLPGVPDERFFTENPMEGRMKELMPTIGAAVIFLVGPHHMMHLGQISTWRRLIGLGSAM, via the coding sequence GTGACCACCGCCACGCAACCCCGCCTCGCCTCGTTGATCGTTCCTTCGCTACGGATGTCTCTCGGGTACGCCCAGCAGCTCGTGCGTGACATTCCCGCGGAGAAGTTCGCTCATCTTCCTGCCAAGAACATCAATCACCCGGCGTGGTGTCTCGGACACCTGGCCATCTATGCGGAGCGCACGCTGGAGCTCATCGGTCGCGCCGACCTCGCGGCGCCCGATCAGCGCTTCGTTGAGGCGTACAAGGCGGGAACCCCCTGTGTCGAAGGCCCGTCGAATCTCCCCAAGGAGGAGATCGTTCGGCGCTTCGAGACCCGCTGGGCCGTCGTCGCCGATGTGCTCCCCGGAGTTCCCGATGAACGATTCTTCACGGAGAACCCAATGGAGGGTCGGATGAAGGAACTCATGCCCACGATCGGAGCTGCGGTGATCTTCCTCGTGGGACCTCACCACATGATGCATCTGGGCCAGATCAGCACTTGGCGGCGCTTGATCGGCCTCGGCTCGGCGATGTGA
- the rpsG gene encoding 30S ribosomal protein S7 — MPNKFTHSEAQLKPDPRYQDKTVAKFVNCIMYDGKKATAQKIVYGAFDAIQTRLDKEKPENLPKTAIEVFQRALENVRPSVEVRSKRVGGANYQVPMQLNRRRQQSLTFRWIIEAAREERGRPMHLRLAKELWDACRNEGKAVTTRENTHRMADANKAFAHFAW; from the coding sequence ATGCCGAACAAGTTCACCCATAGCGAAGCCCAGCTCAAGCCTGATCCGCGATACCAGGACAAGACGGTCGCCAAGTTCGTCAACTGCATCATGTATGACGGCAAGAAGGCGACCGCGCAGAAGATCGTCTATGGCGCGTTCGACGCCATCCAGACTCGTCTGGACAAGGAAAAGCCGGAGAATCTGCCCAAGACGGCCATCGAGGTCTTCCAGCGCGCCCTTGAGAATGTGCGACCGTCGGTCGAAGTGCGGTCGAAGCGTGTCGGTGGTGCGAACTACCAGGTGCCGATGCAGCTCAATCGCCGTCGGCAGCAGAGCCTGACCTTCCGCTGGATCATTGAGGCGGCCCGCGAGGAGCGTGGACGCCCCATGCACCTTCGTCTGGCGAAGGAACTGTGGGACGCCTGCCGCAATGAAGGCAAGGCCGTGACGACGCGTGAGAACACGCACCGCATGGCCGACGCCAACAAGGCGTTCGCTCACTTCGCCTGGTGA